One window of the Pseudomonas sp. S04 genome contains the following:
- a CDS encoding MBL fold metallo-hydrolase, with translation MIGFSTFKRLLLATATLGFAAHAAAASPALTLDVYNPGTAATFPVSSVLVSGEKQAILVDAQFGKSQAQQVVEKIRASGKQLTTIYISHGDPDYYFGLDTLTTAFPNAKVLASQPTVDHIKATVEGKLKFWGPQMGADVPAKTIIPGVLKGHSLSLEGQTLDIVGLDGKQPDRSFVWIPSIKAVVGGVVVAENIHVWMADTQTAQSHADWLSTLDGIVKLQPQTLVPGHYLGDSSRSLAAVHFTAEYIKAFDQETAKAKDSTALIAAMLKRYPNLGEESSLELSAKVAKGEMQW, from the coding sequence ATGATCGGTTTCAGCACCTTCAAACGCCTTTTACTGGCCACCGCCACCCTCGGTTTTGCGGCGCATGCGGCGGCCGCCAGCCCGGCATTGACCCTGGATGTGTATAACCCGGGCACTGCTGCCACCTTCCCGGTGAGCTCGGTGCTGGTCAGCGGCGAAAAACAGGCGATTCTGGTGGATGCCCAGTTCGGCAAGTCCCAGGCCCAGCAGGTGGTGGAGAAGATTCGCGCCAGCGGCAAACAGCTGACTACCATCTACATCAGCCACGGCGACCCGGATTACTACTTCGGCCTGGACACCCTGACGACGGCATTCCCCAACGCCAAAGTGCTGGCCTCGCAACCGACGGTGGATCACATCAAGGCCACGGTTGAAGGCAAACTGAAGTTCTGGGGCCCCCAGATGGGCGCTGACGTGCCGGCTAAAACCATCATCCCCGGCGTGCTCAAGGGCCATAGCCTGAGCCTGGAAGGCCAGACCCTGGACATCGTGGGCCTGGACGGCAAGCAGCCGGATCGCAGCTTCGTGTGGATCCCGTCGATCAAGGCGGTAGTCGGCGGGGTGGTGGTCGCGGAAAACATCCACGTCTGGATGGCGGATACCCAGACCGCGCAGTCCCATGCCGACTGGTTGAGCACCCTGGACGGCATCGTCAAACTGCAGCCGCAGACGCTGGTTCCCGGTCACTACCTGGGTGACAGCAGCCGCTCGCTGGCCGCCGTGCATTTCACCGCCGAGTACATCAAGGCCTTTGATCAAGAAACCGCCAAGGCCAAGGACTCCACCGCGCTGATCGCTGCGATGCTCAAGCGCTACCCGAACCTGGGCGA